A part of Aquibium oceanicum genomic DNA contains:
- a CDS encoding ABC transporter substrate-binding protein, which translates to MNKTTRMLSAALLAATFLTPAMIAQASAQSVLRLDEVAVGELDPGKATDYADSILMFNVYDTLVLPIQGGPGYAPHLAESWEAEGSDFVFKLREDVKFQSGNPLTAEDVVFSFDRMKELGQGLSFVFDKVESAEAVDEHTVRFNLTEAYSPFIASLVRLPIIDKKLVMENLGEGEGEMKDWGQAYLSGNSAGTGAYAVVSHNPQQETVMEKNPDYFLGVPDVAPDQVRLRYGLEAATVRTLIAQGEHDISSQWLPPEVLKSLAADGAQILTETGGGAFYVKMNTQKPPLDDVNCRMALAKAYDYAAGITMVAVTDDVAQGSPSTGAVPVGMFGANPAEDVLKRDLEAAKQRLADCKYSPEDFTLELSWIGEVPIEERFALLMQANFAELGIKSEIRKVPWALYTEQVAKPENTPNISQIFVNAVTGDPDTLLYPMYHSSVAGTWQSPEYLKDDKVDELLAKGRTVTDPAEREAAYAELNDRLMEIAPTIYGYDRQSLFAASNRVKAPALSDPEKAFGLDGMGFSFRLMEMTGE; encoded by the coding sequence ATGAACAAGACTACAAGAATGCTCTCGGCAGCGCTCCTCGCCGCGACCTTTCTCACACCCGCGATGATCGCGCAGGCTTCGGCCCAGTCCGTCCTGCGTCTCGATGAAGTTGCAGTCGGAGAGCTCGATCCCGGGAAGGCGACGGACTACGCCGACTCGATCCTGATGTTCAACGTCTACGACACGCTGGTCCTGCCGATACAGGGCGGCCCGGGCTATGCGCCGCATCTGGCCGAAAGCTGGGAGGCTGAGGGCTCGGATTTCGTCTTCAAACTGCGCGAGGACGTGAAATTCCAGAGCGGCAACCCGCTGACCGCCGAGGACGTCGTCTTCTCCTTCGACCGCATGAAGGAACTCGGACAGGGGCTGTCATTCGTCTTCGACAAGGTCGAAAGCGCAGAAGCGGTCGACGAACACACCGTCCGTTTCAATCTGACCGAAGCCTATTCGCCCTTCATCGCCTCGCTCGTGCGGCTGCCGATCATCGACAAGAAGTTGGTGATGGAGAACCTCGGCGAAGGCGAGGGGGAGATGAAGGACTGGGGTCAGGCCTATCTTTCCGGCAACAGCGCGGGAACAGGCGCTTACGCGGTCGTTTCGCACAACCCGCAGCAGGAAACGGTCATGGAGAAGAACCCGGACTATTTCCTGGGCGTTCCTGACGTCGCTCCGGACCAGGTTCGTCTGCGCTATGGCCTCGAGGCCGCGACGGTACGGACGCTCATCGCCCAGGGCGAGCACGACATCTCCTCGCAGTGGCTGCCGCCGGAGGTGCTGAAGTCGCTCGCCGCGGACGGCGCGCAGATCCTGACCGAGACCGGCGGCGGCGCCTTCTACGTCAAGATGAACACCCAGAAGCCGCCGCTCGACGACGTCAACTGCCGCATGGCGCTGGCGAAAGCCTACGACTACGCCGCCGGGATCACCATGGTGGCAGTCACCGACGACGTCGCGCAGGGAAGCCCGTCCACCGGCGCGGTTCCGGTCGGCATGTTCGGCGCCAACCCGGCCGAAGACGTGCTGAAGCGCGATCTCGAAGCCGCGAAGCAGCGCCTCGCGGACTGCAAGTACAGCCCGGAGGACTTCACGCTCGAACTGTCGTGGATCGGCGAAGTGCCGATCGAGGAGCGCTTCGCATTGCTCATGCAGGCGAACTTCGCCGAACTCGGCATCAAGTCCGAGATCCGCAAGGTGCCGTGGGCGCTCTACACGGAGCAGGTCGCCAAGCCCGAGAACACGCCCAACATCTCGCAGATATTCGTGAACGCGGTCACCGGGGATCCCGATACGCTGCTCTACCCGATGTACCACTCTTCGGTCGCGGGAACGTGGCAGTCGCCCGAATATCTGAAGGACGACAAGGTCGACGAACTCCTGGCCAAGGGCCGTACCGTCACCGATCCCGCCGAACGCGAGGCGGCCTATGCCGAACTCAACGACCGGCTGATGGAGATCGCGCCGACGATCTACGGCTATGATCGCCAGTCCCTGTTCGCCGCGTCCAATCGCGTGAAAGCCCCGGCGCTCAGCGATCCGGAGAAGGCGTTCGGGCTCGACGGAATGGGCTTCTCCTTCCGGCTCATGGAAATGACGGGCGAGTAG
- a CDS encoding ABC transporter permease, whose translation MPPVVRLLAKRLGTSLIVLAGVSMLIFAIARIIPGDPARIALGPNATAEQLAMLRERLHLDDSIVVQYAYFIRDLFQGDLGISLYTNRPVTADIAQFLPATLELIVVAGLMMVLVGLPLGIISARYRGSWADNLIRLVTLLGVSAPSFVWAVILMLLFAFFLPIFPIAGRITDSYTIDPVTGFLFIDTLLAGNVAAFGDAAWHIILPAFALALSGIGQAARLTRSNMVETYDKPYIEMAQSYGFPESKIARRFAFRPSLIPSLTIIGLDFAAMLGNAFLVEAVFAWPGLSRYGVAVILRKDLNAIVGTVLIISAMFLVVNIVVDLLIAFINPRIRLSQRAA comes from the coding sequence ATGCCGCCTGTCGTCCGCCTCCTCGCGAAGCGGCTAGGGACTTCGCTCATCGTGTTGGCGGGGGTCTCGATGCTGATATTCGCCATTGCCCGGATCATTCCCGGCGATCCCGCCCGCATCGCGCTGGGGCCGAACGCCACGGCCGAGCAACTCGCGATGCTGCGCGAACGGCTGCATCTCGACGATTCCATCGTCGTGCAATACGCGTATTTCATCCGTGATCTGTTCCAAGGAGATCTCGGCATCTCCCTCTACACGAACCGTCCGGTGACCGCCGACATCGCGCAGTTCCTGCCAGCCACGCTGGAGCTGATCGTCGTGGCCGGACTGATGATGGTGCTGGTCGGCTTGCCGCTCGGGATCATCTCGGCGCGCTACCGGGGGTCGTGGGCGGACAATCTCATCCGCCTGGTGACGCTGCTCGGCGTGTCCGCGCCAAGCTTCGTGTGGGCGGTCATCCTCATGCTGCTCTTCGCTTTCTTCCTGCCGATCTTCCCGATCGCGGGCCGCATCACCGACAGCTACACGATCGATCCGGTCACCGGCTTCCTGTTCATCGATACGCTGCTGGCGGGCAATGTTGCCGCTTTCGGCGATGCCGCATGGCACATCATACTGCCGGCCTTCGCGCTGGCGCTCTCTGGGATCGGGCAGGCGGCCCGTCTGACGCGCTCCAACATGGTGGAGACCTACGACAAGCCGTACATCGAGATGGCGCAGTCCTACGGATTCCCGGAATCGAAGATCGCGCGCCGCTTCGCCTTCCGCCCATCGCTCATCCCGTCGCTCACCATCATCGGTCTGGATTTCGCGGCGATGCTCGGCAACGCGTTCCTTGTCGAGGCGGTGTTCGCGTGGCCGGGGCTCTCCCGCTACGGCGTCGCCGTCATCCTCAGGAAAGACCTGAACGCCATCGTCGGCACGGTCCTCATCATCTCGGCCATGTTCCTCGTCGTGAACATCGTGGTCGACCTCCTGATCGCCTTCATCAATCCGCGCATCCGTTTGTCGCAGAGGGCTGCATGA
- a CDS encoding ABC transporter permease — protein MKRTLFILLRNPLSVIGLILVGTVVLSAIFADFIAPFPSHSGAVVDFANFNKAPEWPYIFGTDLVGRDLFSRILYAYRISLLLGVVVLAVAVPVGVTIGLVAGYVGGWTEYVLMRVTDVFLSIPPLVLALSMMGLLEPTLTNGMLAVTVMWWPWYTRLVYNLTRSEKEEGYVLAAEVIGASKAHVIFREILPNCVPSIVTKMTLDLGFVILIASSLSFLGLGVQPPTPDLGSMVADGAKYLPDSWWLTVFPGLAILVAVFGFNLLGDALRDVLGAEQ, from the coding sequence ATGAAGCGGACGCTCTTCATCCTGCTTCGCAATCCGCTGTCGGTGATCGGCCTGATCCTGGTCGGAACCGTCGTCCTATCGGCCATCTTCGCCGATTTCATCGCGCCTTTTCCCAGCCACAGCGGAGCCGTCGTCGACTTCGCCAACTTCAACAAGGCGCCGGAATGGCCCTATATCTTCGGAACCGATCTCGTCGGCCGGGATCTCTTTTCGCGCATCCTCTACGCCTACCGCATCTCGCTGCTTCTCGGCGTGGTGGTGCTAGCGGTCGCGGTTCCCGTGGGTGTCACCATCGGCCTCGTCGCGGGTTACGTGGGCGGCTGGACCGAATACGTGCTGATGCGGGTGACGGACGTTTTCCTGTCCATCCCGCCGCTGGTTCTCGCGCTCTCGATGATGGGGTTGCTGGAGCCGACGCTGACCAACGGCATGTTGGCGGTCACGGTGATGTGGTGGCCCTGGTACACGCGGCTCGTCTACAATCTCACCCGCTCGGAGAAGGAAGAAGGCTACGTGCTCGCGGCGGAGGTGATCGGCGCGTCGAAAGCGCATGTGATCTTCCGCGAAATCCTGCCGAACTGCGTGCCGTCGATCGTCACCAAGATGACGCTCGACCTCGGCTTCGTCATCCTCATCGCCTCCTCGCTCTCATTCCTCGGGCTCGGTGTGCAGCCGCCCACGCCTGACCTGGGTTCCATGGTGGCCGACGGCGCAAAGTACTTGCCCGATTCCTGGTGGCTGACCGTGTTTCCGGGGCTCGCCATCCTTGTCGCGGTCTTCGGCTTCAACCTGCTCGGCGATGCTCTGCGGGACGTGCTCGGAGCCGAGCAATGA
- a CDS encoding ABC transporter ATP-binding protein encodes MTAPTLLIRDLHLGFRGWAGQVDVLHGISLHINKGERVALVGESGSGKSVTARIVLGLLQQTRSARVSGLVAFDGRDLAELSETERHRLRGNRMSMIFQDPMSSLNPVFRIGEQFHEVLKRAEPGIGPVAAGDKAAAALADVAIPDPQRALDSYAFQLSGGMNQRVMIAMALANEPSLLIADEPGTALDVTVQAQTLQLMRALVEKHRTSVLFISHNLGVVREFADRVYVIYKGRIVEHGRTADLFADPRHPYTRALLSAVPRITGEGIPEIEDVSEYYFQPLVVHDGCAEPEIAG; translated from the coding sequence ATGACCGCGCCGACGCTTCTTATCCGGGACCTGCACCTCGGCTTCCGCGGCTGGGCCGGGCAGGTCGACGTGCTGCACGGAATCTCCCTCCATATCAACAAGGGCGAGCGGGTGGCGCTCGTGGGCGAGTCCGGTTCGGGCAAGTCGGTCACCGCGCGCATCGTCCTGGGGCTCCTGCAGCAGACACGCAGTGCTAGGGTATCGGGACTGGTCGCGTTCGATGGCCGCGATCTCGCCGAACTGTCGGAGACGGAACGGCATCGTCTGCGCGGCAACCGCATGTCGATGATCTTTCAGGATCCGATGTCCTCGCTCAATCCGGTCTTTCGCATCGGCGAGCAGTTCCACGAGGTGCTGAAGCGGGCGGAGCCCGGCATAGGTCCGGTCGCGGCGGGGGACAAGGCCGCCGCCGCGCTGGCGGACGTCGCCATTCCCGATCCGCAGCGGGCGCTCGATTCCTACGCGTTCCAGCTTTCGGGTGGCATGAACCAGCGCGTCATGATTGCGATGGCGCTGGCCAACGAACCTTCGCTGCTGATCGCCGACGAACCGGGCACCGCCCTCGACGTCACCGTCCAGGCGCAGACTTTGCAGCTGATGCGCGCCCTCGTGGAGAAGCATCGCACCTCGGTGCTGTTCATCTCGCACAATCTCGGCGTGGTCCGCGAGTTCGCCGACCGGGTCTACGTTATCTACAAGGGCCGGATCGTCGAACACGGGCGCACCGCCGATCTGTTCGCCGATCCGCGCCATCCCTATACCCGCGCGCTGCTTTCGGCCGTGCCGCGCATCACCGGAGAGGGCATCCCGGAAATCGAGGACGTTTCGGAGTACTACTTCCAGCCGCTGGTCGTGCACGACGGGTGTGCCGAGCCGGAGATTGCCGGATGA
- a CDS encoding ABC transporter ATP-binding protein: MTHFLSLRSVSKIFAQGGHEVRAVEDVSIDVEEGECLAIVGESGSGKSTIANMILGIYPPSIGTISYRGELLPARRTLAHRRAIQLVQQNPLSSLNPQRSVGASLRLPLDVHGLGERARRRDRVGQLLEEVGLPADYARRSPGSLSGGQRQRVAIARALACESELVVLDEPTSALDVLVQARVLKLLDGLRRKRGLTYVFITHDLSVVRNIADRVAVFERGRLVELNQTGKIFSDPDHDYTRRLIGAVPVVTAEEVRLRDRLMKKENASA, encoded by the coding sequence ATGACGCATTTCCTTTCGCTTCGGTCGGTCTCCAAGATTTTCGCCCAGGGCGGTCATGAGGTGCGGGCCGTCGAAGACGTCTCCATCGACGTCGAGGAAGGCGAATGCCTCGCCATCGTCGGCGAGAGCGGCTCGGGCAAATCGACGATCGCCAACATGATCCTCGGCATCTATCCCCCTTCGATCGGCACGATCTCCTACCGGGGTGAGTTGCTGCCTGCGCGACGCACGCTTGCCCATCGTCGCGCGATCCAGCTCGTTCAGCAGAACCCGCTGTCTTCTCTCAATCCGCAACGCTCGGTCGGCGCATCCCTGCGCCTGCCGCTGGACGTCCATGGCCTCGGAGAACGAGCGCGGCGCCGCGATCGGGTCGGGCAACTGCTCGAAGAGGTGGGGCTGCCGGCGGACTATGCACGGCGCTCGCCGGGATCGCTTTCGGGCGGTCAGCGCCAGCGCGTGGCGATTGCGAGGGCGCTTGCCTGCGAATCCGAACTCGTGGTGCTCGACGAACCGACGTCGGCGCTCGACGTGCTGGTCCAGGCCCGGGTGCTGAAGCTGCTGGACGGCCTGCGCCGCAAGCGGGGCCTGACCTACGTCTTCATCACCCACGATCTCTCCGTCGTTCGCAACATCGCCGATCGCGTCGCGGTCTTCGAGCGCGGCCGGTTGGTCGAGCTCAACCAGACCGGAAAGATCTTTTCCGATCCGGATCACGACTACACGCGCCGTCTCATCGGCGCCGTCCCGGTCGTCACCGCCGAAGAGGTTCGGCTGCGCGACCGTCTCATGAAGAAGGAAAATGCAAGTGCCTGA
- a CDS encoding GAF domain-containing protein, producing the protein MPDYAKFLTAAGAAGPQPQPVFDALCALTQELVGARLFTIMTSDRAHRVNARVYSNMPDAYPVSGTKPANETDWSRQVIGERKTFVANDIEGIKAVFDDWKLIRSLGCESVMNVPILIDGEVAGTINCLDAAGHYTPERVEAAEALKLPGLVCLLLHDRTNRKGA; encoded by the coding sequence GTGCCTGACTACGCGAAGTTCCTCACGGCGGCGGGCGCCGCCGGGCCGCAGCCGCAGCCCGTATTCGATGCCCTCTGCGCACTGACGCAGGAACTGGTGGGCGCCAGACTCTTCACCATCATGACCAGCGACCGCGCGCATCGGGTCAATGCGCGGGTCTATTCGAACATGCCAGACGCTTATCCGGTCTCGGGAACGAAGCCGGCTAACGAGACCGACTGGTCTCGTCAGGTGATCGGCGAAAGGAAGACTTTCGTCGCCAATGACATCGAGGGAATCAAGGCCGTGTTCGACGACTGGAAACTGATCCGCTCGCTCGGCTGCGAGAGCGTCATGAACGTGCCGATCCTGATCGACGGCGAGGTCGCCGGAACCATCAACTGCCTGGACGCGGCGGGCCACTACACGCCCGAACGCGTCGAGGCCGCCGAAGCGCTCAAGCTGCCCGGCCTCGTCTGCCTTCTGCTGCACGACCGAACGAACCGAAAGGGAGCCTGA